In Bradyrhizobium guangdongense, the sequence GGCTGGCTCGAGCGCGGGCCCGGTCCCGACAACCGGCGCGGCCGCGATGAATTCGTCTCCGTCAGCTGGGAGAAGGCGCTCGATCTGCTCGGCGACGAGCTGGCGCGCATCCGCGACACGCGGGGCCCCGGCGCCGTGTTCGGCGGCTCCTATGGCTGGGCCAGCGCGGGTCGCTTCCATCACGCGCAGAGCCAGGTGCACCGCTTCCTCAACATCGCGATGGGCGGCTATGTCCGCTCGGTGAATTCCTATTCCTCCGGCGCATCCTCGGTGCTGCTGCCGCAGATCATGGCGGGCTACGAGGACATCACCAAGCGCAACGTCACCTGGCAGCAGATCGCTGATGAGACCGAGATCGTGCTGGCGTTCGGCGGCATGGCCTTGAAGAACTCGATGGTGGCCGGCGGCTCGATCAGCAAGCATGTCGAGCGTGGCGCGATGGCGGCGGCACGCCGGCGCGGCTGCGAATTCATCCTGATGAGCCCGCTTCGCGAAGACCTGCCGGTCGAGGCCGGCGCGGAATGGATGACCTGCATCCCCGGCACCGATACCGCGTTGATGCTCGGCGTGGTCCACACACTGGTCAGCGAGGGTCTGCACGATCAGGCCTTCCTCGATCGCTATACCGAGGGCTGGCCGGTGTTCTTGCGCTATCTCAGCGGAGAGAGCGACGGTCAGGCCAAGGACGCGACATGGGCGGCTGCGATCTGCGGTATCGAGGCCGATGCGATCCGCAACCTGGCGCGGCGCCTCGTCGGCAAGCGCGCGCTCATCACCGTCTCGCACTCACTGCAGCGCGCCGAGCACGGCGAGCAACCGGTGTGGATGGGCATGGTGCTCGCTGCGGTGCTGGGCCAGATCGGGCTTCCCGGCGGCGGCTACGCCTATTCGCTGGGCGCGATCGGCTATTACGGCCGCCGCGTCAACGACGTGCCGGGGCCGACGCTCGGGCAGGGGCGCAACGGCGTCAGGGATTTCATTCCGGTGGCGCGCATCGCCGACATGCTGCTCAATCCGGGCAGCACCTATCGCTACAATGGCGAGACGCGGACCTATCCGGACATCCGCCTGGTCTACTGGGCCGGCGGCAATCCCTTCCATCACCACCAGGACATCAACCGCCTGCGCAAGGCGTTTTGGCAGGTCGACACGCTGGTCGTCCACGAACTCGCCTGGACCGCAACCGCGCGCCATGCCGACATCGTGCTGCCCTCGACCATGACGCTCGAACGGGACGACATCGGCTATTCCAGCAACGATCCGCTGATGGTCGCGATGCACCGCATCGCCGAGCCGTTCGGGCTTGCACGCGACGACTACGAGATCTTTGCCGACCTCGCCGATCGCCTCGGCGCTCGCGAGCCGTTCACCGAGGGGCGCACCTCGCGGCAATGGCTGGAGCATCTCTACGAGCCGACCCGCGCCTCGCTCGCCAAGCGCGGCCTTGAAGCTCCGAGTTTCGAGGAGTTCTGGCGGCGCGGCAGCCTGGTCGTGCCGCAGCAGGCCGACGATGGCGGCCGCTTGCGCAGCTTCCGTGAGGATCCGGTTGCGCATCCGCTGCCGACGCCGAGCGGGCGCATCGAGATCTACTCCGCGAAGATCGCCGGACATGGCGATGCGGATTGTCCTGGCCATCCGGTCTGGCTCGAAAAGAGCGATGTGCCCAAGCCTGCTGCGCCGTGCTTCCTCGTCGCCAATCAGCCGGTGACGCGGCTGCACAGCCAGCTCGACTTCGGTGGGCATTCGCTTGGCGCCAAGCATCGCGGCCGCGAGGTCGCGCGCATGAATCCGCGCGATGCGAACGCACGCAGCATCGTCGATGGCGACATCATCCGCCTGTTCAACGAGCGCGGCGCGTGCCTCGCCGCCGTTCACGTCACCGACGACATTGCGCCCGGTGTCGTGCAGCTGCCGACCGGTGCCTGGTACGATCCGATGGATCCTGAAGACGACGCCCCGCTCTGCGTCCACGGCAATCCGAACGTGCTGACGCGCGACATCGGCACCTCGTCTTTTGCGCAAGGCTGTACCGGCCAGCTCACGACGGTGGAGGTTGAGAAGTTCACCGGCAATCTGCCGCCGATCCGGGCGTTCGATCCGGTAGCCTAACCGCCGTTGAAAAATGAAACTGGACCGCCGCCTGACGGCAGGGTCAGGTGGCGGCCCAGTGCGAACTCAGCGAACTTGGGGAAGTTGTAAGGCCGCGCGCAGACGCTAGCCCGGCCGCCGCGGGCATATCAAGTTTCGCTGTGTTGCAACGGCCAGAGATTGATTGCAGCCGCCTCCAAACCGCCACAGATGGCCTCCGGATATTTCGAATGGATCAGCTTTCGCTGGCGATTGTTACCGCCGTTTCCGCCGCATCCTCCAGGATCTCGTCGGACAATTCCCTGTCGTTGACCGCGCGCGCCAGTTGCAGGGCGCCGACCATGGTCGAATAGATCGCGATCGCCTTGCGCCGACGCTCTTTGGCCGAGCCCTGCCTGATCTGCTCGGCCATCAGCGAGATGATGTCAGCGACCTTGCCGGTGAAAGCATCGCGCGTGGCCTTGGGATGTCGCGCGATCTCGGCCACCAGGGCAGCGGTCGGGCAGCCGGTGCCGGCGCGGTCGCGGTGTCGCGTCGAAAGGTAGTCGCGGATCGTGGTTTCGAGCGCGATGCCGTTTTCCAGATTGGCCTTGTGCCGCTCCTCGCGTCTTGTGAGTGCGTCATTGAGCACCTCCCGCACCAGCTCCTCCTTGGAGGCGAAGTGCGTGTAGAAGGCGCCATTGGTGAGGCCGGCCTCCGACATGATGCCGGCGAGGCCGACCGCGGCAATTCCGCTCTTGCGGAACCGGGTGGAGGCAACATCGAGGATGTGCCGGCGGGTGTCGTCCTTGTGTCCTTTGTCGTAGCGCATGGGACCTCGCTCGCTCCTGATGTCGGCCTCGACGGGCGGCCACGGGATCGTGAGCGATCGGCTATTGCATTACGGTCATAATATTGCATTATAGCCGTAATGCAATGGCTGCGACCGTCTGCGGCCCGGAAAAAGACAACAGGACCGCAGGAATGTCTGTCGAGGATGCCATCGCCCCGCCCATGTCCGTCGTGGAGGCGGCCGCGCCTCGACCCGCGGCGACATCCGCTGACCAGCGCCGCGCTGCGCTGTTGACCGCTCCGATCCTGTCGACGCTGTTCAAGCTCGCGGCGCCGACCGTGACCGTCCTGGTGGCGCAGACCGCGGTGAACATTGCGGAGGCCTACTATGTCGGTTTTCTCGGCACCGATGCGCTGGCCGGCGCGGCACTGGTGTTCCCGATCTTCATGCTGATGACGATGATGTCGAACGGCGGGTTCGGCTCCGGCGTCGCCTCGTCGGTAGCGCGTGCGGTCGGCGCCGGCCGCCGGGGCGATGCCGACGCGGCGCTGTTCCATGCGATTATGCTTGCGATCATTGCGGGTGCGGTTTTCACGCTGGGAGTGCACTTTGCCGGCCCGGCGCTGTTCCGTGTCCTTGGCGGGCGGGGCGGCGCGCTCGAAGCCGCCGTCAGCTATTCCAGCTACCTGTTCGCAGGCGCGATCCCTGTGTGGGTCGTCAACCTCCAGGCGGCCGCGCTGCGCGGCTCCGGGAACGTCAAAGTGCCGGCGCTTGTGACCTTGATCGGCGCAATCGTGACCATTCCGGTCTCGCCGCTGCTGATCTTCGGCTTCGGGCCGGTCCCGAGCCTCGGCATCGCCGGGGCCGGTCTTGCTTTCGGGCTCTATTACGGCGCGGCAATGCTATTCCTGCTGCGCTACATGTCCTCCGGTGCGTCCGGCCTGCGGCTGCACATCGTGCCGCTCCGTGCGAAGATCTTCGGCGATATGCTGAAGGTCGGCATCCCCACCGCTTTCAACGCCGTGTTGACCAATCTCACCGTGATCCTCGTCACCGGCGCGGTCGGCCTGTTCGGCACCTCGGCGCTCGCCGGTTACGGCATCGCCTCGCGGCTCGACTACATCATGATCCCGCTGCTGTTCGGCATCAGCACGGCGACGCTGACCATGGTCGGCGTCAACATGGGCGCCGGGCAGACCGCGCGGGCGCAAAGGATCGGCTGGGTCAGCGGCGCCGCCGGCCTGATCATGACCGGCTTCATCGGATTGCTGGTCGCGATCTTTCCGACGGCCTGGCTGCATCTTTTCAGCCGCGACGCTGACGTCGTGAGCGAGGGGGTGACCTACTTGCGCATCGTCGCGCCGGCCTATGCGGCGCTGGGGTTCGGCTTCGTCACCTCCTTCGCAGCGCAGGGCACGGGCCGGGCGATGGGCCCGCTGATGTCCGCGGTCGCGCGCATCCTGATCGCGGCCGGCGGCGGCTGGATTGCGGTGGCTTATTTCGGCGCGGGCATGACCGGGCTCGCCAGCCTGATCACCGCGTCACTCGCCGCCTATGCGATGATCTGCGTGCTGATCATGCTGTCACCGTCGACCTGGGGTGCCGAGCGGCGTGCCTAGGTAGGGCTTGCACGCGGCGGTCACGGCCCCAATCTGCCCTCGTTTCCTGTTTGGCGGTGAATGGAGAAGCGTCGCCCGCCGCGGGCGGTCAATATGGATTTTCATTTCATTGATTTCGCCCGGCGGAGAAGCGAATACGGTCCCTGTTACCATTGCTGAGTTATGGAGACCCTCGATGTCATTTCGTCCCGCCTTGATCCTCGTAACCGTGCTCGCCGCATGGTCGGCAGCAAGCTCCGCCGAGACCATCAAGATCGGCGTGACGCCAGGCCCGCACGCCCAGATCTTCGAGGCGGTGAAGCCGGTCGCAGCCAAGCAGGGCCTCGACATCCAGCTGATCGAGTTCTCCGATTATGTCGTGCCGAATGCCGCACTCGATGCCGGTGATATCCAGGCCAATTCGTTTCAGAACCAGCCCTATCTCGACAACCAGAAGGCGGATCGCGGCTACAAGATCGAGTCGGCTGGCCTCACCGTGAATTTTCCGATCGGCGTTTATTCGAAAAAGCACAAGAGCTGGGCTGACGTCCCGGATGGCGGCAAGATCTCGATCCCCAACGATCCCACCAATGGCGGTCGCGTGCTGCTGCTCTTGCGCGACAAGGGCGTGATCAAGCTGAAGGACGGTGTCGGCTTCAAGCCGAGCGTGCTCGACATCACCGAGAACCCGAAGAAGCTGAAATTCGTCGAGGTCGATGCGGCGCAGGCGCCGCGCTCGCTCGACGACGTCGACGCCGCCGCG encodes:
- a CDS encoding molybdopterin guanine dinucleotide-containing S/N-oxide reductase, whose translation is MDDMIGFPDPGLDLSDGFKPHTSHWGVFSARNGKAGLEVRAYAGDPDPNGIIDNFPGALRHQARIAQPAIRRGWLERGPGPDNRRGRDEFVSVSWEKALDLLGDELARIRDTRGPGAVFGGSYGWASAGRFHHAQSQVHRFLNIAMGGYVRSVNSYSSGASSVLLPQIMAGYEDITKRNVTWQQIADETEIVLAFGGMALKNSMVAGGSISKHVERGAMAAARRRGCEFILMSPLREDLPVEAGAEWMTCIPGTDTALMLGVVHTLVSEGLHDQAFLDRYTEGWPVFLRYLSGESDGQAKDATWAAAICGIEADAIRNLARRLVGKRALITVSHSLQRAEHGEQPVWMGMVLAAVLGQIGLPGGGYAYSLGAIGYYGRRVNDVPGPTLGQGRNGVRDFIPVARIADMLLNPGSTYRYNGETRTYPDIRLVYWAGGNPFHHHQDINRLRKAFWQVDTLVVHELAWTATARHADIVLPSTMTLERDDIGYSSNDPLMVAMHRIAEPFGLARDDYEIFADLADRLGAREPFTEGRTSRQWLEHLYEPTRASLAKRGLEAPSFEEFWRRGSLVVPQQADDGGRLRSFREDPVAHPLPTPSGRIEIYSAKIAGHGDADCPGHPVWLEKSDVPKPAAPCFLVANQPVTRLHSQLDFGGHSLGAKHRGREVARMNPRDANARSIVDGDIIRLFNERGACLAAVHVTDDIAPGVVQLPTGAWYDPMDPEDDAPLCVHGNPNVLTRDIGTSSFAQGCTGQLTTVEVEKFTGNLPPIRAFDPVA
- a CDS encoding TetR/AcrR family transcriptional regulator; this encodes MRYDKGHKDDTRRHILDVASTRFRKSGIAAVGLAGIMSEAGLTNGAFYTHFASKEELVREVLNDALTRREERHKANLENGIALETTIRDYLSTRHRDRAGTGCPTAALVAEIARHPKATRDAFTGKVADIISLMAEQIRQGSAKERRRKAIAIYSTMVGALQLARAVNDRELSDEILEDAAETAVTIASES
- a CDS encoding MATE family efflux transporter, with translation MSVEDAIAPPMSVVEAAAPRPAATSADQRRAALLTAPILSTLFKLAAPTVTVLVAQTAVNIAEAYYVGFLGTDALAGAALVFPIFMLMTMMSNGGFGSGVASSVARAVGAGRRGDADAALFHAIMLAIIAGAVFTLGVHFAGPALFRVLGGRGGALEAAVSYSSYLFAGAIPVWVVNLQAAALRGSGNVKVPALVTLIGAIVTIPVSPLLIFGFGPVPSLGIAGAGLAFGLYYGAAMLFLLRYMSSGASGLRLHIVPLRAKIFGDMLKVGIPTAFNAVLTNLTVILVTGAVGLFGTSALAGYGIASRLDYIMIPLLFGISTATLTMVGVNMGAGQTARAQRIGWVSGAAGLIMTGFIGLLVAIFPTAWLHLFSRDADVVSEGVTYLRIVAPAYAALGFGFVTSFAAQGTGRAMGPLMSAVARILIAAGGGWIAVAYFGAGMTGLASLITASLAAYAMICVLIMLSPSTWGAERRA
- a CDS encoding MetQ/NlpA family ABC transporter substrate-binding protein; the encoded protein is MSFRPALILVTVLAAWSAASSAETIKIGVTPGPHAQIFEAVKPVAAKQGLDIQLIEFSDYVVPNAALDAGDIQANSFQNQPYLDNQKADRGYKIESAGLTVNFPIGVYSKKHKSWADVPDGGKISIPNDPTNGGRVLLLLRDKGVIKLKDGVGFKPSVLDITENPKKLKFVEVDAAQAPRSLDDVDAAAINTNYATQAGLDPVKDPILREDPKGPYVNLIAVRSADKDKPWVKILVDSYHTPEVKEFILTKFKGAVLPSW